Proteins from one Impatiens glandulifera chromosome 2, dImpGla2.1, whole genome shotgun sequence genomic window:
- the LOC124924698 gene encoding UDP-glucosyltransferase 29-like, whose product METNQMSIMMLPWLAHGHISPFLDLAKKLSTKNITTYICSTSINLNSIKPKIPENSFIKLIDINLESSELLPPHFHTTKNLPLHLMVTLKTAFDNSSLNFSNILNNIKPDILIYDFLMPWAPQIASSHNIPAVEFIVCSASFTAFLQHLYMLKNHDFPFPEIFLRNYDKLKYEEFTHPSQDRGQIDTLPFAKCLELSKDIVLIKTFRQVEGKYVDYLSSLIKKKVIPVPLVEDVKGNELPIMEWLNKKKQGSSVFVAFGTEYYLTKNEIGELAHGLDLSGLNFIWVLKFPYGDDRKLEDVLPEGFLERIKEKAMVILDWAPQMEILKHESVGGFVCHCGWSSIMEAMKVGVPIIGIPMHLDQPVNARLAVEAGICLEVLRNDDGLIEREMVADAIKRVVIDEDGISLRKKAKELSENLGLINDDEEFNGLAEELVKLCLS is encoded by the coding sequence ATGGAGACAAACCAGATGAGCATCATGATGTTGCCATGGTTAGCCCATGGACACATCTCACCGTTCCTAGATCTAGCAAAGAAGCtttcaaccaaaaacattacAACATACATATGTTCTACATCCATCAACCTCAATTCCATCAAACCAAAAATCCCAGAAAACAGCTTCATTAAACTGATCGATATCAATCTCGAATCCTCTGAACTACTCCCCCCACACTTCCACACCACCAAGAACCTCCCACTTCATCTCATGGTCACTCTCAAAACCGCCTTCGACAATTCATCTCTCAATTTCTCAAACATCCTCAACAACATCAAACCCGACATCCTAATCTACGATTTCCTCATGCCATGGGCACCACAAATAGCCTCTTCCCACAACATCCCAGCTGTCGAATTCATTGTCTGCAGTGCTTCCTTCACAGCCTTCTTACAACATCTGTACATGCTCAAGAATCATGATTTCCCTTTCCCAGAGATTTTTCTTCGAAACTATGATAAATTGAAGTATGAAGAGTTCACCCATCCTAGTCAAGATCGTGGACAAATTGACACCCTTCCTTTCGCTAAGTGTTTGGAGCTATCTAAAGATATAGTCTTGATCAAAACTTTCAGACAAGTGGAAGGTAAGTATGTTGATTATTTATCTtctttgattaaaaaaaaggttatccCAGTTCCACTTGTCGAAGATGTTAAAGGAAATGAATTACCGATCATGGAATGGCTGAACAAGAAGAAACAGGGGTCCTCTGTTTTCGTCGCTTTCGGAACAGAGTACTACCTAACGAAGAACGAGATTGGAGAACTTGCTCATGGGTTGGACTTAAGTGGGCTAAATTTCATATGGGTATTGAAATTTCCCTACGGAGATGACAGAAAACTCGAAGATGTTCTGCCTGAAGGGTTTTTAGAGAGAATAAAGGAGAAAGCAATGGTGATTTTGGATTGGGCACCACAGATGGAGATTTTGAAACATGAAAGCGTTGGTGGATTTGTGTGTCATTGTGGATGGAGTTCGATTATGGAGGCGATGAAGGTTGGTGTTCCGATTATAGGAATTCCAATGCATCTTGATCAACCTGTTAACGCTAGGTTGGCTGTGGAAGCTGGCATTTGTTTGGAGGTTTTGAGGAATGATGATGGTTTGATTGAGAGGGAAATGGTGGCTGATGCGATTAAGAGAGTGGTGATTGATGAAGATGGGATTAGTTTAAGGAAGAAGGCTAAAGAGTTAAGTGAGAATTTAGGTTTAATCAATGATGATGAGGAATTTAATGGTTTGGCTGAAGAACTGGTTAAGTTATGCCTTTCTTGA
- the LOC124928093 gene encoding F-box/kelch-repeat protein At3g23880-like, whose protein sequence is MHIKSDPTADGERKRLKTVSDCDSVHVIPYLPTEIITKVLIRLPVKTLVKLRCVCRSWLALISDPMFVEKHLRASTQDKGYAHHRLIMSAGCRSFEVKSCSLSSVLNEECPSTHDHYYPLKHPQRVVLIVGSVNGLVCIAIDKGSVFLWNPSTRKSKRLPNCGFKKRSGGCIGYGFGYDEASSDYKVIVTKSELFGEAPFKTEVKIYGYKSDSWRRVENFPKGIPMDAPGTFVGGSLHWAASEFNYSWSVRTPIISFDLSKETYSEFSQPRYGKGALDSKLGVLSDNLCLLCVRYKRFDVWVMKEYGKVESWSKLFSIPYHNQLEVFPDSYSVPLCISFRKNEVLLVVGSQLVLYNMDNRTFKPTNIQDCLQVYHLEAYTYIESLVSPYPE, encoded by the coding sequence ATGCACATCAAGAGTGATCCTACTGCGGATGGAGAGAGAAAGCGTCTCAAGACCGTCTCCGACTGCGATTCCGTCCATGTCATTCCCTACCTGCCAACAGAAATTATTACAAAAGTCCTAATCAGACTTCCCGTCAAAACCCTCGTCAAATTGAGGTGCGTATGCAGATCCTGGCTCGCTTTGATATCTGATCCCATGTTCGTTGAGAAGCATCTGAGAGCTTCCACCCAAGACAAGGGTTATGCACACCATAGACTTATTATGAGCGCCGGTTGTCGTAGTTTTGAGGTAAAATCATGTTCTCTCTCATCTGTTTTGAATGAAGAATGTCCTAGTACACATGATCACTATTATCCATTGAAGCACCCGCAACGCGTTGTTTTGATAGTTGGTTCTGTGAATGGATTGGTATGTATCGCTATAGACAAAGGTTCTGTATTTTTATGGAACCCATCTACTAGGAAATCAAAGAGACTGCCCAATTGTGGCTTTAAAAAGCGATCAGGCGGATGCATTGGATATGGGTTTGGCTATGATGAAGCTAGTTCTGATTATAAGGTGATTGTTACTAAATCTGAATTATTTGGTGAAGCCCCTTTCAAGACTGAAGTAAAGATTTATGGGTACAAGAGTGATTCATGGAGGAGGGTTGAAAATTTCCCTAAAGGCATTCCCATGGATGCTCCGGGCACCTTTGTGGGTGGATCACTTCATTGGGCTGCGAGTGAGTTCAACTATTCTTGGAGTGTTCGGACACCTATCATTTCTTTCGATTTGTCAAAAGAAACGTATTCTGAATTCTCACAACCCCGCTATGGGAAGGGTGCTTTGGATTCAAAGCTAGGAGTTTTATCTGACAACCTCTGTCTGCTATGCGTTCGTTATAAACGATTCGATGTATGGGTGATGAAGGAGTATGGAAAAGTAGAGTCTTGGTCTAAGTTGTTTTCAATACCGTATCATAATCAGCTAGAGGTTTTCCCGGATTCGTATTCTGTCCCCTTGTGTATTTCATTTAGGAAAAATGAAGTGCTTTTGGTGGTAGGATCGCAATTGGTGTTGTATAATATGGACAACCGTACGTTTAAGCCTACCAACATTCAAGATTGCCTTCAAGTATACCACCTTGAAGCATACACTTATATTGAGAGCCTAGTCTCGCCTTATCCTGAATGA
- the LOC124926113 gene encoding chloroplastic import inner membrane translocase subunit HP30-2-like: MGGGNQGVMMMTITSQNLNPFSQLQLQIKGLEIKFKEWLAKQSLPLEAAIVTVTSAAQGAAIGGLMGTFTSDISSSIPTPPPNAPGFNPQAMASFKQAQALSGGPLIQARNFAVMTGVNAGITCVMRRIRGKEDVQSSMVAAFGSGAMFSLVSGMGGPNPVTNVISSGLFFALLQGGLFKMGQKFSQPATEDVHYAKTRNMLATLGLQNYEKNFKRGLLADNTLTLLTDSALRDVKIPPGPRLIILDHIQRDPELKRR; this comes from the exons ATGGGAGGCGGAAACCAAGGcgtgatgatgatgacgattaCTTCCCAGAATCTGAACCCTTTTTCCCAGTTGCAATTGCAGATCAAGGGTCTTGAGATTAAATTCAAGGAATGGTTGGCCAAGCAGTCCTTACCCCTTGAGGCCGCCATCGTTACCGTCACAAGCGCTGCACAAGGCGCTGCCATCGGCGGCCTAATGGGTACCTTCACAAGCGACATCTCCTCTTCTATCCCCACCCCTCCTCCTAATGCCCCCGGCTTCAATCCCCAAGCCATGGCTTCTTTCAAGCAAGCCCAG GCCTTATCAGGGGGTCCTTTGATACAAGCAAGGAATTTTGCTGTCATGACAGGAGTAAATGCTGGTATAACTTGTGTCATGAGAAGAATAAGAGGGAAAGAGGATGTGCAGTCCAG TATGGTGGCTGCTTTTGGATCTGGAGCCATGTTCTCACTAGTGAGTGGTATGGGTGGTCCAAATCCAGTAACTAATGTAATTTCATCGGGCCTCTTCTTTGCACTTCTTCAAGGTGGACTTTTTAAG ATGGGCCAGAAGTTCTCGCAGCCAGCAACTGAAGATGTGCACTACGCGAAAACTAGAAACATGTTGGCAACCCTAGGCCTCCAAAATTATGAAAAGAATTTCAAGAGAGGATTGTTAGCAGACAACACCTTGACCTTACTAACTGACAG TGCTCTTAGGGATGTGAAAATACCTCCTGGACCGAGGCTCATTATTCTGGATCACATCCAAAG GGACCCGGAGCTTAAAAGAAGATGA